Below is a window of Bacteroidia bacterium DNA.
TAGCGTAGCCCGTAGCACGCCGACCTTGTGGGCATGAGCGCAGCGAAACGCCCACAAGGGCACGCCCAAAAAAAATTGAATATTATCTCAAAGCAAAAAATGAATATAACCCCACTCTATCCTCTTTTAGACGCAAAAACAAACTTCTTTATGATGGGTTCATCTACCTCACGAAGCTCGTATTTATTTCCTTCCCAATGTTTTTTACCTTCATGAATAAAAATAATCTTATCGCCAATCTCTAACACAGAATGCATGTCATGAGTATTGACAATAGTAGTAATACCGTATTCTTCCGTAATTTCTGCGATAAGCTCATCAATAACTATACTAGTCAAAGGATCTAAACCTGAATTCGGTTCATCGCAAAATAAGTATTGTGGATTTAAAGCAATGGCTCGGGCTATACCTACTCGTTTACGCATACCTCCACTCAATTCGGATGGATACTTTTTCTCCACTCCAGGCATGTTGACCCGCTCTAAACAAAAAGCAACTCGCTCGGCAATCTCCTTTTTAGACATTTTACTGAACATTCGCAGCGGAAAAGCTATATTCTCTCCAACAGTCAAAGAGTCAAATAAAGCCCCTCCTTGAAATAACATACCTATTTGTTGCCGTATTTCTTTTTTCTCTTCATAGTTCATTTCTATCAAGTTTCTGCCATGGTAGAGAATTTTGCCCGAATCAGGTTCTGTTAAGCCTACTAAGCATTTGAGTAAAGTACTTTTGCCGCTTCCACTTGCTCCTATTACCATGTTTACTTTGCTTTTCAAAAATTCAATGCTAATGTCATCAAGTACAATTTTGCCTGAATAAGATTTAGTCAAATGCTCCACAGCAAGGGAATTGTTCATAGCAAATGCTCAAAAATACAAACTTTTAGCCTATTTTTATATTTTTGCTTTATGGTAGAAAAAGAAATTATTCACGCGGATAACGCTCCTGAACCTGTGGGCGCTTACCCGCATGCGCGCAGAGTGGGCAATCTTTTATTTTTATCTGGGGTAGGTCCAAGAGAAAAGGGTAGCTCAAAAATTCCAGGTGTCGAGTTAGATGAGAACGGAAACATTTTGAGTTATGACATAGAGGCACAGTGCCATTCAGTATTCAGAAATGTGAAAAATATTTTAGAAGCCGCAGGATCTAAATGGGAAAATATAGTGGATGTAACAGTGTTTTTAACTAACATGAAAAAAGATTTTCCCATTTACAATAAACTCTATGCAATGTATTTCAAAGATGTTCAAGCTACACGCACTACTATTGAGGTCAATGCTCTGCCTACGCCCATTGCAATTGAACTCAAAGTAATTGCTACAATAGATTAAACTGCTATGATAGAACATACTACCGAGCTTCGAGTGCGCTATGCAGAAACTGATCAAATGGGAATTGTATATTATGGAAATTATGCTCAATATTTTGAAGTGGCGAGAGTGGAGCTATTGCGGCATATAGGTATTACTTACGCTTTTATTGAGCAAAATGGCATATTTATGCCTGTACTAAATTTAGAATGTCAATTTCACGCACCTGCTTATTATGATGAAATTCTCAAAGCCCAAGCTAGCATCCCAACTTTACCTACTACGCGGATACGCATCATGTACAAAATTTTTAACTTGCAGGACAAACTTTTAACTTCGGGCAGTACAGAATTAGCTTTTGTGAGCAGAAAAACTCAAAAGCCCATTCGCTGTCCTGATTTTATTTTAGAGAAAATGAAGCCCTATTTTTGACTTTGCGGTTTATTGATGTCTCACTTATGTGCAAAATGAACTAAAAATGCATGTTTTTAGATTGTTTAATTTGATGTTTTAGACGTGCCCCTTGCTGCGCAAGGGTGGAGCATTCCGCACGTAGTCCGCAGTACGCCGACCTTGTGGGGCAAAGCCTACAAGAGCACGCCAAAAAAACAAAAATGTAACTTCTTGCGTAATTATTCTCTGCATAGAAGAAAAACAGACTTAAATAAGATTAGCTAAAAACACGCTAAACTCAACTTACGATTTTTTATTTACAACTTTTTTTTTCACTTCTTGTAAATGTCATTTTTTATTCTGAATTTTGAAACAGTTTTGTCATTATGAAAAGCAATTATTGTTTAGCGTATTTGTATTGCTTGCTCTCTGTTACTTTTTCTGATATAGGATTTGCCCAAAGTTTGCGGAAAGAGCTGCGCTTAGCCCACAATCACTACTACTTTGGTGAAAATGACTTAGCTATGCAGGCTTACAAAAAGATATTAGCTAAGTATCCGAATGTTGCAGAGGTAAATTTTTTGTATGCCCGGTCTATTTTGGAAAGCAGCTCTAATGAAAAAGCTATGGCGTTAGGAT
It encodes the following:
- a CDS encoding ABC transporter ATP-binding protein, which produces MNNSLAVEHLTKSYSGKIVLDDISIEFLKSKVNMVIGASGSGKSTLLKCLVGLTEPDSGKILYHGRNLIEMNYEEKKEIRQQIGMLFQGGALFDSLTVGENIAFPLRMFSKMSKKEIAERVAFCLERVNMPGVEKKYPSELSGGMRKRVGIARAIALNPQYLFCDEPNSGLDPLTSIVIDELIAEITEEYGITTIVNTHDMHSVLEIGDKIIFIHEGKKHWEGNKYELREVDEPIIKKFVFASKRG
- a CDS encoding Rid family hydrolase — encoded protein: MVEKEIIHADNAPEPVGAYPHARRVGNLLFLSGVGPREKGSSKIPGVELDENGNILSYDIEAQCHSVFRNVKNILEAAGSKWENIVDVTVFLTNMKKDFPIYNKLYAMYFKDVQATRTTIEVNALPTPIAIELKVIATID
- a CDS encoding acyl-CoA thioesterase, whose product is MIEHTTELRVRYAETDQMGIVYYGNYAQYFEVARVELLRHIGITYAFIEQNGIFMPVLNLECQFHAPAYYDEILKAQASIPTLPTTRIRIMYKIFNLQDKLLTSGSTELAFVSRKTQKPIRCPDFILEKMKPYF